A genomic region of Chthonomonadales bacterium contains the following coding sequences:
- a CDS encoding radical SAM protein, whose product MGTLTTARAGARMLFNHPELVGWYFRNKLRVTGLAAEQETGEGYARHPVGITFKPTLSCNLRCRMCSFVASGAVFTNPRDSLPLGAWKSVVDDVRPWRPYIWFTGGEPTLYPEFVPLVRYIKEQGMTAGVTTNGTTLRNKAAELLEWPMDMMVVSIDGRGEVHNHVRGNAKAFERTMEGVMLLQELKRKRGLAKPALIVNCALTPDNYQQAIEMVGVAEELGAEALNYQHLWQLTDSMVRAHNARWGTAHTVSYEQSGGMEPAPVDVEGVIRIVHEIKRQPSRIPVLFHPEISDAEIRTYYERPEVFVRRRPAACAWLNTDVLPNGDVSPCFDVICGNILDRPFREIWNGPEFRAHRARLGADGDFPICARCCAYWRRD is encoded by the coding sequence ATGGGCACGCTGACGACGGCGCGCGCGGGCGCACGAATGCTGTTCAACCACCCGGAGCTCGTTGGGTGGTACTTCCGCAACAAGCTGCGGGTCACCGGTCTCGCCGCCGAGCAGGAGACCGGCGAGGGCTACGCGCGCCACCCGGTCGGCATCACTTTCAAGCCCACGCTGAGCTGCAACCTCCGCTGCCGCATGTGCTCGTTCGTCGCGAGCGGCGCAGTGTTCACCAATCCCCGCGACAGCCTGCCCCTCGGGGCGTGGAAGAGCGTGGTGGACGACGTGCGCCCGTGGCGGCCGTACATCTGGTTCACGGGCGGCGAGCCGACCCTCTACCCCGAGTTCGTGCCGCTCGTGCGCTACATCAAGGAGCAGGGGATGACGGCCGGCGTGACCACCAACGGCACCACGCTGCGCAACAAGGCCGCGGAGCTGCTGGAGTGGCCGATGGACATGATGGTCGTGTCGATCGACGGCCGGGGAGAGGTGCACAACCACGTACGCGGCAACGCGAAGGCCTTCGAGCGCACGATGGAAGGGGTGATGCTGCTGCAGGAGTTGAAGCGGAAGCGCGGCCTGGCGAAGCCGGCGCTCATCGTCAACTGCGCGCTCACGCCCGACAACTACCAGCAGGCCATCGAGATGGTGGGTGTGGCGGAGGAGCTCGGCGCCGAGGCGCTCAACTACCAGCACCTCTGGCAGCTCACCGACTCGATGGTGCGAGCTCACAACGCACGCTGGGGCACCGCGCACACCGTGTCGTACGAGCAGTCTGGCGGCATGGAGCCGGCGCCGGTGGATGTGGAGGGCGTGATCCGCATCGTGCACGAAATCAAGCGCCAGCCGAGCCGGATCCCGGTCCTGTTCCATCCGGAGATCAGCGACGCGGAGATCCGCACCTACTACGAGCGGCCGGAGGTGTTTGTCCGACGCCGCCCCGCCGCCTGCGCCTGGCTGAACACGGACGTGCTCCCCAACGGCGACGTCTCCCCGTGCTTCGACGTTATTTGCGGCAACATCCTCGATCGCCCGTTTCGCGAGATCTGGAACGGCCCGGAGTTCCGAGCCCACCGTGCGCGCCTCGGCGCTGACGGTGACTTCCCGATCTGCGCCCGCTGCTGCGCCTACTGGCGGCGCGACTGA
- a CDS encoding DUF1559 domain-containing protein gives MNAASRRAFTLIELLVVIAIIAILAAILFPVFARAREQARKSTCTSNIKQITLGMLMYTQDYDERFPAGRGDCRHGDCPSPGSGFQCWEQPDGRGIDDFNMQAMMYALKIQPYIKNKDIFVCPSAPNEGYYKDWMSGGAVPAIMNAAGFHGVDYEWKLAYSLATRCGRKLANFSVPAQQIMIIEAWSTGAPHDGIASDYTGRKDQSAVTGMNDGHVKFMRISQHKQLVCDPNRGDIDMHWAVHIDDCGWDWQPEFSLDWP, from the coding sequence ATGAACGCCGCATCCAGGCGCGCCTTCACGCTGATCGAGTTGTTAGTCGTGATCGCGATTATCGCGATTCTGGCAGCCATCCTCTTCCCCGTCTTTGCCCGAGCGCGCGAGCAGGCACGCAAGTCTACCTGCACGAGCAACATCAAGCAGATCACGCTCGGCATGCTCATGTACACCCAGGACTATGACGAGCGCTTTCCCGCCGGTCGGGGCGACTGCCGCCACGGCGACTGCCCGTCGCCGGGGAGCGGTTTCCAGTGCTGGGAGCAACCCGACGGCCGCGGCATCGACGACTTCAACATGCAGGCGATGATGTACGCGCTCAAGATCCAGCCCTACATCAAGAACAAGGACATATTCGTCTGCCCGAGCGCTCCCAACGAGGGGTACTACAAGGACTGGATGTCGGGCGGCGCCGTGCCGGCCATCATGAACGCGGCCGGCTTCCACGGCGTCGATTACGAGTGGAAGCTGGCCTACTCGCTCGCGACGCGCTGCGGGCGCAAGCTCGCCAACTTCTCCGTGCCCGCGCAGCAGATCATGATCATCGAGGCCTGGAGCACCGGAGCGCCGCACGACGGCATCGCGAGCGACTACACCGGACGTAAGGACCAGTCGGCCGTGACCGGCATGAACGATGGCCACGTGAAGTTCATGCGCATCTCGCAGCACAAGCAGCTCGTTTGCGACCCGAACCGTGGCGACATCGACATGCACTGGGCGGTGCACATCGATGACTGCGGGTGGGACTGGCAGCCCGAGTTCTCCCTCGACTGGCCGTAG
- a CDS encoding DUF1559 domain-containing protein yields MDRAARRDTQVRERREGVPRRYHRSTGFTLIELLVVIAIIAILAAILFPVFARAREQARKTACLSNIKQIALASQMYAQDYDEVYPDSRVSSDAIDGPGCSSLGPPNPAGYHGGTHITCWSVRLYAPGTGNTTKVLAGYPQRYNPYVKSDKIFLCPSDNGADRWITGSERTSYYQRHAHDVWCVGWGYQDAKMAVVQRPAQLALFIEEFWHAGGRPWAWDGTNTGARGSNAGFYDGHAKYIPVNFVTGNHGIGGYDLNWFFNSVGGIGASGHWRFTEDPYDVGS; encoded by the coding sequence ATGGATCGCGCCGCGAGGCGCGACACTCAAGTGCGCGAAAGGAGAGAGGGAGTGCCAAGGCGCTACCATCGTTCCACTGGCTTCACCCTGATTGAGTTGCTCGTCGTAATTGCGATCATCGCGATTCTTGCCGCCATCCTGTTCCCTGTCTTCGCGAGGGCCCGGGAGCAGGCACGCAAGACGGCCTGCCTCAGCAACATCAAGCAGATCGCGCTTGCATCCCAGATGTACGCGCAGGACTATGACGAGGTCTACCCCGACTCACGTGTCTCCAGCGACGCGATCGACGGCCCCGGCTGCTCCAGCCTTGGGCCCCCGAACCCGGCTGGCTACCACGGCGGCACCCACATCACCTGCTGGAGCGTTCGCCTCTATGCTCCCGGCACCGGCAACACCACCAAGGTTCTGGCCGGCTACCCGCAGCGCTACAACCCGTACGTGAAGAGCGACAAGATCTTCCTGTGCCCGAGCGACAACGGCGCCGACCGGTGGATCACGGGCAGCGAGCGCACCTCCTACTACCAGCGCCATGCGCACGACGTCTGGTGCGTGGGCTGGGGCTACCAGGACGCCAAGATGGCCGTAGTGCAGCGCCCGGCGCAGCTCGCGCTCTTCATCGAGGAGTTCTGGCACGCCGGCGGCCGCCCCTGGGCCTGGGACGGCACGAACACCGGCGCCCGCGGCTCCAACGCCGGCTTCTACGATGGCCACGCCAAGTACATCCCTGTGAACTTCGTCACGGGCAACCACGGTATAGGCGGCTACGACCTCAACTGGTTCTTCAACAGCGTCGGCGGTATCGGCGCAAGCGGCCACTGGCGCTTCACCGAGGACCCGTACGACGTCGGCAGCTAA
- a CDS encoding orotate phosphoribosyltransferase, translating into MTNDEAVALFETAGALLSGHFRLSSGLHSPRYLEKFRLVEEPRLLEPLCEELAGRFAGDGVECVLGPTTAGIILAYNLARMLDVSARYAERMEGAGRGLRRGQILAPGTRVLVVDDVMTTGGAVVECARIVERHGACLVGIGVLADRSGGTIPLPARLEAVLSVAVPAYSPDVCPLCAAGMLISQPGTSAGSRE; encoded by the coding sequence GTGACGAACGACGAGGCGGTGGCGCTGTTCGAGACGGCCGGGGCCCTGCTGAGCGGGCATTTCCGCCTGTCCTCCGGTCTGCATAGCCCGCGGTACCTGGAGAAGTTCCGCCTCGTGGAGGAGCCGCGGCTGCTGGAGCCGCTCTGCGAGGAGCTTGCCGGGCGCTTTGCGGGCGACGGCGTGGAGTGCGTCCTTGGGCCGACGACGGCCGGCATCATTCTTGCCTACAACCTCGCCCGCATGCTGGACGTGTCCGCTCGCTATGCGGAGCGGATGGAGGGCGCGGGTCGCGGGCTTCGGCGGGGGCAGATTCTGGCGCCCGGGACGCGCGTGCTCGTGGTGGACGACGTGATGACGACGGGCGGCGCCGTCGTGGAGTGCGCCCGAATCGTCGAGCGTCACGGCGCGTGCCTGGTCGGGATCGGCGTCCTCGCCGACCGCAGCGGTGGGACGATCCCGCTGCCCGCGCGGCTGGAGGCCGTCCTCTCGGTCGCCGTGCCGGCCTACTCACCCGACGTCTGTCCGCTCTGCGCGGCCGGGATGCTCATCAGCCAGCCGGGGACGAGCGCGGGGTCACGCGAGTGA
- a CDS encoding deaminase, which translates to MPGEELWPGARAADAPYTPGLRVGDTVYVSGQVPVDPATRRVVEGEFEDRVRQCLANVEAVLRAGGASLADVVKVTVFLTDMNNFARLNAVYSGYWAGTRPTRSCVQVARLPLDVDVEIEAIAMRGGRAG; encoded by the coding sequence ATGCCCGGAGAGGAGTTGTGGCCTGGCGCGCGCGCTGCGGATGCCCCGTATACGCCGGGGCTGCGCGTGGGCGACACCGTCTACGTGTCGGGCCAGGTGCCCGTGGATCCGGCAACGAGGCGCGTGGTGGAGGGGGAGTTCGAGGACCGCGTGCGCCAGTGCCTGGCGAACGTCGAGGCGGTGCTGAGGGCGGGCGGAGCCTCGCTCGCGGACGTGGTGAAGGTGACCGTCTTTCTTACGGACATGAACAACTTCGCGCGTCTGAACGCCGTCTACAGCGGGTACTGGGCGGGAACTCGCCCGACGCGGAGTTGCGTCCAGGTCGCGCGCCTGCCGCTAGACGTGGACGTGGAGATCGAGGCGATCGCCATGCGCGGCGGGCGCGCGGGGTAG
- a CDS encoding GGDEF domain-containing protein — MKKVRDVIRRPPVWVNPEHTAESAIWLMRGHGIGGLPVLDGRELVGIVLYSHLLGAEPSRQVGDVMTPAVPTLDVETPVREAAVLMAEAGFGRLPVMDGGRLVGVVTDGDLLPEIGRSADPLTGLPWVDALREWAILQLSSGNEITVLFADVDRFGQFNKVYGHIVGDEVLKGVAAVLRACTDAETDVLCRFGGDEFCIATLRLAEQATALAERVAGCVAAIDVPGIAGEHIACCVGLYGGKRTREREHVHYAATVNNLINLASRDCTARKAPTRHAAVRQRTGPPGAPRLRLGRVSVVYREGVAEVSVSLEWAGGSAQRDSSAVLLEGLTTYSASTSAPTAEEGVPRLVAETTASAVQGLLPEGYGLSVTDVQVTPTSRGQTLVSVVGEWAGPAGQIAVAGSALAREDPMRAAAAAVLAASNRPLGLVLALP; from the coding sequence ATGAAGAAGGTCCGCGACGTCATTCGCCGCCCGCCCGTGTGGGTGAACCCCGAGCACACGGCGGAATCGGCGATCTGGCTGATGCGCGGTCACGGAATTGGAGGGCTTCCGGTGCTCGACGGGCGTGAACTCGTCGGCATCGTCCTCTACAGTCACCTGCTTGGAGCCGAGCCGTCACGGCAGGTCGGGGACGTGATGACCCCTGCGGTGCCGACGCTCGATGTGGAAACGCCCGTCCGCGAGGCTGCGGTGCTCATGGCCGAGGCCGGCTTCGGCCGCCTTCCCGTGATGGACGGCGGCCGGCTCGTGGGTGTGGTCACCGACGGTGACCTGCTGCCCGAGATCGGCCGCTCCGCCGATCCCCTCACCGGGCTTCCCTGGGTTGACGCGCTGCGTGAGTGGGCAATCCTGCAGCTCAGCAGCGGCAACGAGATCACCGTCCTCTTCGCCGACGTGGACCGATTCGGCCAGTTCAACAAGGTGTACGGCCACATCGTGGGCGATGAGGTGCTCAAGGGAGTGGCTGCCGTTCTGCGGGCGTGCACGGATGCGGAGACCGACGTGCTCTGCCGGTTCGGCGGTGACGAGTTTTGTATTGCCACGCTGCGCCTCGCCGAGCAGGCCACCGCGCTCGCGGAGCGCGTGGCGGGGTGCGTGGCCGCCATCGACGTTCCCGGCATCGCGGGCGAGCACATCGCCTGCTGCGTTGGCCTCTACGGGGGCAAGCGCACCCGAGAGCGCGAGCACGTGCACTACGCAGCCACAGTCAACAACCTGATCAACCTGGCGAGCCGCGACTGCACGGCGAGAAAGGCCCCCACGCGCCACGCCGCCGTCCGGCAGCGGACGGGCCCGCCGGGGGCCCCGCGACTGAGGCTCGGGAGGGTCTCCGTGGTGTACCGCGAGGGGGTGGCGGAGGTGAGCGTCAGCCTCGAGTGGGCCGGCGGCAGCGCCCAGCGCGACTCGTCCGCCGTGCTGCTGGAGGGCCTGACCACCTACTCCGCCTCGACCAGCGCGCCGACCGCGGAGGAGGGCGTGCCTCGCCTCGTGGCGGAGACGACGGCCAGCGCCGTACAGGGACTGCTGCCCGAGGGGTACGGGCTATCGGTCACCGACGTGCAGGTGACTCCGACCTCGCGCGGCCAGACGCTTGTCAGCGTCGTTGGCGAGTGGGCCGGGCCGGCGGGCCAGATCGCCGTGGCCGGCTCGGCTCTGGCTCGCGAGGACCCGATGCGGGCGGCGGCGGCGGCCGTCCTCGCCGCCTCCAACCGCCCGCTCGGCCTGGTACTCGCGCTCCCGTGA